Proteins co-encoded in one Halococcoides cellulosivorans genomic window:
- a CDS encoding OB-fold nucleic acid binding domain-containing protein, whose translation MSQCIICGTSTDGPICELHEQDVAFIFEGTRPGQLTPGRFYRGTVDGFAEFGVFVDVGDTVTGLLHQSELDQRLETLDWDPGQTVFVEVKNVRDNGNVDLGWSIRQAESSFRGVLIDDPAADTPLLPEDTDDEAATDDASDATDESGDTDETTTEPSSDGGDRDVGATGSADAEGTAVTGAVRSRDSDATAADESAAADTSESASETTDEVKHVDSDTAEPALQRVPIADLRDRLGSTVRIEGEIESARQTAGPTVFELADGTGTVECAAFESAGVRAYPSVEAGDLVRIDGEVRERRGDLQVETEALAVLDGDLREATTERIERAIAERAEPDAVEPLVEGLDVDPDPTAEVAGAIRRAIIEARPVIVRHSATADGYVGAAAIERAALGLIDEHHEAADAVYHNFDRRPIDGTVYSMDDATTDLTRMLEDADRHDEPYPLFVFVGAGGTDESVDGFGLLDVYDAEAIVIDSVADDSVADAVTTTLTPDRSAADLETPALPRGEPTATTLAATVAAHVDDSVRADLQHLPAVAIGRSVPGAALDAATAAGYDERTVREINEAVTLVANYQVYEDKRELVADLLFEADGGLASHVSEQYREKVDRALDTARAHLTETSVAGVAVTVLDVEAFTHRFEFPPVEILLDELYRERDDTDVVLGIDRDSLHLRTEAALDVRTVAERVTEHCPDAGVETASARAQRVEFLAGERDEVREATLAAIGEQLG comes from the coding sequence ATGAGCCAGTGTATCATTTGCGGTACGTCTACCGACGGTCCGATCTGTGAGCTCCACGAGCAAGACGTCGCGTTCATCTTCGAGGGCACACGACCCGGACAGCTGACACCCGGACGATTTTACCGCGGCACGGTCGACGGGTTCGCGGAGTTCGGCGTGTTCGTCGACGTCGGTGACACGGTGACGGGACTGCTTCACCAGAGCGAACTGGATCAGCGCCTCGAAACGCTCGACTGGGACCCCGGCCAGACGGTGTTCGTCGAGGTCAAAAACGTCCGCGACAACGGGAACGTCGATCTGGGCTGGTCGATCAGACAGGCCGAGTCGAGTTTCCGTGGCGTCCTGATCGACGACCCCGCGGCCGACACGCCGCTGTTGCCCGAGGACACCGACGATGAGGCCGCCACCGACGACGCCTCGGACGCGACGGACGAGTCCGGCGACACGGACGAGACGACGACCGAACCCAGCAGCGACGGCGGCGACCGCGACGTCGGCGCGACCGGGTCGGCCGACGCCGAGGGGACCGCCGTCACCGGCGCGGTCCGATCCCGAGACTCCGACGCGACCGCCGCCGACGAGTCCGCGGCCGCAGACACCAGCGAGTCGGCGTCTGAGACGACCGACGAGGTCAAACACGTCGACAGCGACACCGCCGAGCCAGCCCTCCAGCGCGTGCCGATCGCCGACCTCCGCGATCGCCTCGGGTCGACCGTTCGCATCGAAGGCGAGATCGAGTCCGCGCGCCAGACCGCGGGCCCGACCGTGTTCGAACTCGCTGACGGGACGGGCACCGTCGAGTGTGCGGCGTTCGAGTCGGCGGGGGTCCGCGCCTACCCCAGTGTCGAAGCGGGCGATCTGGTCCGGATCGACGGCGAAGTCCGGGAACGGCGCGGGGATCTGCAGGTCGAGACCGAAGCGCTGGCCGTCCTCGACGGCGATCTCCGCGAGGCGACCACCGAGCGCATCGAGCGCGCGATCGCTGAGCGCGCCGAACCCGACGCGGTCGAACCGCTCGTCGAGGGCCTGGACGTCGATCCCGACCCGACCGCCGAAGTCGCGGGCGCGATCCGTCGCGCGATCATCGAGGCTCGCCCGGTGATCGTTCGCCACAGCGCGACCGCCGACGGCTACGTCGGCGCGGCGGCGATCGAGCGCGCCGCACTCGGCCTGATCGACGAGCACCACGAGGCCGCCGACGCCGTCTATCACAACTTCGACCGCCGCCCGATCGACGGGACCGTCTACTCGATGGACGACGCGACGACCGACCTGACGCGCATGCTCGAAGACGCCGACCGCCACGACGAACCGTACCCACTGTTCGTGTTCGTCGGCGCGGGCGGCACCGACGAATCGGTCGACGGGTTCGGCCTGCTCGACGTCTACGACGCCGAAGCGATCGTGATCGACTCGGTCGCTGACGACAGTGTTGCCGACGCCGTGACGACGACGCTGACGCCGGATCGGTCCGCGGCGGACTTGGAGACGCCCGCGCTCCCGCGTGGCGAACCGACGGCGACGACGCTCGCGGCGACCGTCGCGGCCCACGTCGACGACTCGGTTCGCGCGGATCTCCAGCACCTCCCCGCGGTCGCGATCGGTCGATCGGTGCCCGGGGCCGCGCTCGACGCCGCGACCGCGGCGGGCTACGACGAACGGACGGTCCGAGAGATCAACGAGGCGGTCACGCTGGTCGCGAACTACCAGGTCTACGAGGACAAACGTGAACTCGTCGCAGACCTCCTGTTCGAGGCCGACGGTGGGCTGGCGAGTCACGTCAGCGAACAGTACCGCGAGAAAGTCGACCGCGCACTCGACACCGCGCGCGCTCACCTCACCGAGACCAGCGTCGCGGGCGTCGCGGTGACCGTCCTCGACGTCGAGGCCTTTACCCACCGCTTCGAGTTCCCGCCCGTCGAGATCCTGCTCGACGAACTGTATCGTGAGCGCGACGACACCGACGTCGTGCTGGGCATCGACCGCGACAGTCTCCACCTGCGGACCGAGGCCGCACTCGACGTCCGGACCGTTGCCGAGCGCGTCACCGAACACTGTCCCGACGCCGGCGTCGAGACCGCGAGTGCGCGCGCCCAGCGCGTCGAGTTCCTCGCTGGCGAGCGCGACGAGGTCCGCGAGGCGACGCTCGCGGCGATCGGTGAACAACTCGGCTAG
- a CDS encoding helix-turn-helix domain-containing protein has product MAKYTTGDGGAGSDESCELCGATDAALQPVRIAGADLQVCGDCAANREQATGRGGQSHQDERRREAARNAARAMDGASGDDGWQDDAEYDDDQLPYLVSGYGAVVTEARQDAGLQRAELAGELGVDESDIIAVEQDRANQAGVPGSLIEGIERRLDVSLVDDD; this is encoded by the coding sequence ATGGCGAAGTACACCACCGGCGACGGGGGTGCCGGAAGCGACGAGAGCTGTGAGCTCTGCGGAGCGACGGACGCGGCGCTCCAGCCGGTGCGTATCGCCGGGGCTGACCTGCAAGTCTGTGGTGACTGTGCGGCGAATCGCGAACAGGCCACCGGGCGTGGCGGACAGAGCCACCAGGACGAACGCCGGCGTGAGGCCGCCCGCAATGCCGCTCGCGCGATGGACGGCGCGAGTGGCGACGACGGCTGGCAAGACGACGCCGAGTACGACGACGACCAACTCCCGTATCTGGTCAGCGGCTACGGCGCCGTCGTCACCGAGGCGCGCCAGGACGCGGGCCTCCAGCGCGCGGAACTCGCGGGTGAACTCGGCGTCGACGAATCCGACATCATTGCCGTCGAGCAAGACCGGGCGAACCAGGCCGGCGTCCCCGGGTCGCTCATCGAGGGGATCGAAAGACGGCTCGACGTCTCGCTCGTCGACGACGACTGA